One genomic region from Bactrocera tryoni isolate S06 chromosome 3, CSIRO_BtryS06_freeze2, whole genome shotgun sequence encodes:
- the LOC120770412 gene encoding uncharacterized protein LOC120770412: protein MALQHYLKHTDNYCGTAPTVTATTVPTTNTGAITQAHLQLQHHATAVTAQSYQQQQQQLTQIQQQQQQQLQLHNITPTTITPTQDTTTSATTHTNAQAHQQLLVQSQHRLKQLQLKQPTIHQQHMTYHHHHPYYQQSNLHNTNTSAVSNTLANTGAANHKFKSAQHNQQNYNHNRTLPIHALNQNSNFSAASSSTGGGTASSHAPTQQSNATNSSRSSAANGHANNAVDSAKAGAVGAQMRSGTSATGSSAVNSKKIKIEPVLSQYHQTERLNFANSHIVWGEEHWRRVVFQDERKFNLDGPDGFSSYFHDLRNYEQTLSQRPRGNSVYIYMLITAGGPIHMEVSTAKQRPQTYIETILRERPNIITKLGGNPDFILQDHNWTANMTPTTQEMLDAEGIKMQRWPTIAHDVNIMENIWGWLIREVYDGGRKFSRKDDLIFRIRAAWTRLPMDFVVNLYSTLPERIAELYYTRGIYTNC from the coding sequence ATGGCCCTACAACACTACCTCAAACACACAGACAATTACTGCGGAACTGCGCCAACAGTCACGGCAACAACAGtaccaacaacaaacacaggAGCGATAACGCAAGCACATTTGCAATTGCAACATCACGCAACAGCAGTGACAGCGCAGTCTtatcaacaacagcagcaacaactaacacaaattcaacaacaacaacaacagcaactgcaaCTACATAATatcacaccaacaacaatcACACCAACACAGGACACCACAACATCGGCAACAACCCACACTAACGCACAAGCGCATCAGCAATTACTGGTTCAATCACAGCATCGACTAAAGCAGCTGCAACTCAAACAGCCCACTATACATCAGCAGCATATGACCTATCATCACCACCATCCTTACTATCAGCAAAGCAACCTTCATAATACAAATACATCAGCTGTATCAAATACATTAGCCAACACGGGTGCGGCCAATCATAAATTCAAAAGTGCGCAGCACAACCAACAGAACTATAATCATAATCGTACGCTTCCCATACACGCACTAAATCAGAATTCAAATTTCTCAGCGGCCAGTTCGAGTACGGGTGGCGGCACAGCCTCCAGTCATGCGCCAACACAGCAATCGAATGCCACTAACTCTAGTCGCTCATCAGCCGCTAATGGACATGCCAACAATGCGGTGGACAGTGCCAAAGCCGGAGCAGTGGGTGCACAGATGCGCAGCGGCACATCAGCAACCGGTAGCTCGGCagttaattctaaaaaaatcaaaatagaaCCAGTGTTGTCGCAGTATCATCAAACTGAACGTTTAAACTTCGCTAATTCGCATATTGTGTGGGGTGAAGAGCATTGGCGACGTGTGGTCTTCCAGGATGAGCGTAAATTCAATTTAGATGGACCGGATGGCTTCTCCAGTTATTTTCACGATTTACGTAATTACGAACAAACGCTTTCGCAACGACCGCGTGGCAATTccgtttacatatatatgttaatcACCGCCGGTGGTCCAATTCACATGGAGGTGTCGACGGCGAAACAACGACCACAAACATATATTGAGACCATATTGCGCGAGCGACCGAATATCATTACCAAATTAGGTGGTAATCCCGATTTTATACTGCAAGATCACAATTGGACGGCCAATATGACGCCGACAACACAAGAAATGCTCGATGCCGAAGGCATCAAAATGCAACGTTGGCCAACTATAGCGCATGACGTCAACATTATGGAGAATATCTGGGGTTGGCTGATACGTGAAGTCTACGATGGTGGACGCAAATTTTCGCGCAAGGACGATCTCATATTTCGTATACGTGCGGCATGGACGCGTTTACCGATGGATTTTGTGGTCAATCTCTACAGCACACTGCCTGAACGCATTGCAGAATTATACTATACGCGCGGCATTTACACAAACTGTTGA
- the LOC120770413 gene encoding dynein light chain roadblock-type 2, with protein MSQEVEETLKRIQSHKGVVGTIVVNNEGIPVKSTLDNTTTVQYAGLMSQLSDKARSVVRDLDPSNDLTFLRVRSKKHEIMVAPDKDFILIVIQNPTD; from the exons ATg TCCCAAGAAGTTGAGGAAACCTTAAAACGTATTCAGTCACACAAGGGTGTTGTCGGTACCATTGTTGTCAATAATGAAG GTATTCCAGTCAAGTCGACATTGGACAACACGACCACAGTGCAGTACGCCGGACTCATGAGTCAGTTATCTGACAAAGCACGTAGTGTTGTGCGTGATTTAGACCCATCCAATGATCTCACTTTCCTGCGTGTACGTTCTAAGAAGCACGAAATTATGGTTGCTCCAGATAAGGATTTCATATTGATAGTTATCCAAAATCCAACTGATTAA
- the LOC120771784 gene encoding dynein light chain roadblock-type 2-like: protein MLSIQLENVVRRNAENTERIMRNAIGYVVSNNALGTVVQSTFDNSTSGGITKLISGVLVPTARSAVRDLDSTNDLAFLRIATRKFEYLVAPEKEFTIVVMQ, encoded by the exons ATGTTG TCAATTCAATTGGAGAACGTTGTACGCAGGAATGCCGAAAACACAGAACGTATCATGAGGAACGCCATTGGCTATGTGGTGTCGAATAATGCCTTAGGAACTGTGGTACAATCTACATTCGATAACAGCACTTCTGGTGGCATAACTAAATTGATTAGCGGAGTACTAGTACCAACAGCTCGCAGCGCTGTGCGGGACTTGGACTCCACCAATGATTTGGCCTTTCTTCGCATTGCCACacgaaaatttgaatatttagtCGCACCGGAAAAGGAATTCACAATTGTTGTGATGCAATAA
- the LOC120771783 gene encoding dynein light chain roadblock-type 2-like codes for MQADQQQSKRTRSYVEEVFRLIEEKPDIVDIIILNKNGNPVKTTMEKQMAIEFAGLYEILKEKVQLGLQKIDPKDELLMLRVRTKANEVLITPDGKITVMVVQNAQDRIQL; via the exons ATGCAAGCAGATCAACAGCAG AGTAAACGTACACGCTCATATGTGGAGGAGGTTTTCCGGCTAATAGAAGAAAAACCAGATATAGTGGATATAattatattgaacaaaaatggCAATCCCGTCAAGACGACCATGGAGAAACAAATGGCTATTGAGTTTGCTGGTCTATATGAAATATTGAAGGAGAAAGTACAATTGGGCTTACAAAAGATTGATCCGAAAGATGAGTTATTAATGCTACGTGTGCGGACCAAAGCCAATGAGGTACTTATAACGCCAGATGGAAAAATTACTGTGATGGTGGTACAAAATGCGCAGGATAGAATACAGTTATGA
- the LOC120771100 gene encoding dystrobrevin beta isoform X1 has product MELESSIAILQDLRLQTFDSIRFASYRTASKLRYIQKSTNLHLVDIWNVIEAFRENGLNTLEPQSEVSVARLETLVSSLYHNLNKRLPTAQQVPVDSKAGLLLNWLLAAYTSDNSGKIRVFSIKVALATMCSGKLVDKLRYIFSQISDGAGQLVPWKLGEFLREVLALPAAVYESPTFHYKDGLEEEIFPAENKVTVNDFMATLMSEPGPSCLVWLPLLHRLATVETIVHPTICSVCHKENFTGFRYRCQRCHAYQLCQECFWHGKTSLNHQNDHEVKEYSSYKSPSKQIGHSLRKSFRCVPEKTTQVLPRFPEHPEKTLNLSHIVPPSPLPSHNGFTDPPLLHGGVPGGAHSGGLLYDRSSTLDSRATGRSLDSATGASMSRMATASANDEEHRLIARYAARLAQENRAPVNAGNVDNASSIGSDNSRAQRELIAQLESKNKEIMREIARLRRQQEVEQITPENPALINELRALRQRKGELEGHLGALQDSRRQLMEQLEGLMRMLKNQQTTSPRSTPNSSPRSGKSPPMPGGIGAVNAIVGGANSLNIAAMHSQQGQAPAHSLIGMAGAGGGGGGRPSQQQLLQAQQTGALQGSQQQQQSFNTSQLEQLNQISNEVRSAFTGNTSSNFDESQTYSNEWNVKTNASNHWQEQFAQWRLQFQND; this is encoded by the exons ATGGAACTGGAATCGAGTATAGCTATTCTGCAGGATTTACGTTTGCAGACATTTGATTCAATACGTTTTGCTTCTTACCGCACGGCCTCAAAATTGCGTTATATACAAAAGTCGACAAATCTACACTTGGTCGATATATGGAATGTAATTGAGGCATTCCGTGAGAATGGTTTGAATACATTAGAGCCACAAAGCGAAGTGAGCGTGGCAAGATTAGAGACACTCGTTTCATCACTCTATCATAACCTCAATAAACGTCTTCCAACGGCCCAGCAAGTTCCCGTTGATTCGAAGGCCGGCCTCTTGCTCAATTGGCTTTTAGCAGCGTATACAAG cGATAATTCTGGCAAAATTCGCGTTTTCTCAATCAAGGTGGCGTTGGCGACTATGTGCTCCGGAAAATTAGTGGATAAATTGAGAT atattttttcgcaaatatCTGATGGCGCTGGTCAATTAGTACCTTGGAAATTGGGCGAATTTCTACGTGAAGTGTTGGCTTTGCCTGCGGCTGTATATGAATCTCCTACATTCCATTATAAAGACGGCTTGGAGGAGGAAATATTTCCAGCTGAGAATAAGGTCACAGTGAATGATTTCATGGCAACACTTATGTCTGAACCGGGTCCATCGTGCCTTGTTTGGTTGCCGTTGTTGCATCGTTTGGCCACTGTTGAGACAATTGTACATCCGACTATCTGTTCGGTATGTCACAAGGAGAACTTTACGGGATTTCGTTATCGTTGTCAGCGGTGCCACGCCTACCAATTATGTCAAGAGTGTTTTTGGCACGGCAAGACATCACTGAATCATCAGAATGATCACGAAGTCAAAGAATATTCGAGTTATAAATCGCCCAGTAAGCAGATCGGCCATTCGTTGCGCAAGAGCTTCCGATGCGTGCCCGAGAAGACGACACAAGTGTTGCCACGATTCCCCGAACATCCCGAAAAGACTTTGAATCTCTCGCATATTGTACCGCCATCACCCCTACCATCACACAATGGTTTCACGGATCCGCCACTGCTGCACGGCGGTGTGCCAGGTGGCGCACATAGTGGTGGCCTGTTGTACGATCGCTCCAGTACGTTAGATTCACGTGCCACTGGACGCAGTCTTGACAGTGCCACCGGTGCTAGCATGTCACGCATGGCCACCGCTTCGGCCAACGATGAGGAGCATCGTTTAATTGCACGCTATGCCGCACGTCTTGCCCAGGAAAATCGTGCT CCGGTCAATGCTGGTAACGTTGATAACGCCAGTAGTATCGGTTCGGATAATTCGCGTGCGCAACGTGAACTTATCGCTCAACTGgaatccaaaaataaagagATAATGCGTGAAATAGCCAGACTTCGTCGTCAACAAGAAGTTGAGCAAATCACACCAGAAAATCCGGCGCTTATAAATGAGCTACGCGCATTGCGTCAACGCAAGGGTGAGCTGGAAGGTCATTTGGGCGCATTGCAGGACTCGCGTCGTCAACTAATGGAACAGTTGGAAGGACTCATGCGTATGCTAAAGAATCAGCAAACAACCTCACCTCGCTCCACACCCAATTCCAGTCCACGTTCGGGCAAATCACCACCCATGCCCGGTGGCATAGGTGCCGTAAATGCAATTGTGGGCGGTGCTAATTCACTTAATATTGCTGCAATGCATTCGCAACAAGGCCAAGCACCGGCACATTCTTTAATTGGCATGGCAGGCGCTGGTGGTGGCGGAGGCGGCCGCCCTTCGCAGCAACAATTGCTGCAGGCACAACAGACTGGCGCGTTACAAggctcacaacaacaacaacagtcatTCAATACAAGCCAACTGGAGCAATTGAATCAAATAAGCAATGAAGTGCGTTCAGCATTTACAGGCAACACGAGCTCAA
- the LOC120771100 gene encoding dystrobrevin beta isoform X2: MELESSIAILQDLRLQTFDSIRFASYRTASKLRYIQKSTNLHLVDIWNVIEAFRENGLNTLEPQSEVSVARLETLVSSLYHNLNKRLPTAQQVPVDSKAGLLLNWLLAAYTSDNSGKIRVFSIKVALATMCSGKLVDKLRYIFSQISDGAGQLVPWKLGEFLREVLALPAAVYESPTFHYKDGLEEEIFPAENKVTVNDFMATLMSEPGPSCLVWLPLLHRLATVETIVHPTICSVCHKENFTGFRYRCQRCHAYQLCQECFWHGKTSLNHQNDHEVKEYSSYKSPSKQIGHSLRKSFRCVPEKTTQVLPRFPEHPEKTLNLSHIVPPSPLPSHNGFTDPPLLHGGVPGGAHSGGLLYDRSSTLDSRATGRSLDSATGASMSRMATASANDEEHRLIARYAARLAQENRAPVNAGNVDNASSIGSDNSRAQRELIAQLESKNKEIMREIARLRRQQEVEQITPENPALINELRALRQRKGELEGHLGALQDSRRQLMEQLEGLMRMLKNQQTTSPRSTPNSSPRSGKSPPMPGGIGAVNAIVGGANSLNIAAMHSQQGQAPAHSLIGMAGAGGGGGGRPSQQQLLQAQQTGALQGSQQQQQSFNTSQLEQLNQISNEVRSAFTGNTSSNKCE; this comes from the exons ATGGAACTGGAATCGAGTATAGCTATTCTGCAGGATTTACGTTTGCAGACATTTGATTCAATACGTTTTGCTTCTTACCGCACGGCCTCAAAATTGCGTTATATACAAAAGTCGACAAATCTACACTTGGTCGATATATGGAATGTAATTGAGGCATTCCGTGAGAATGGTTTGAATACATTAGAGCCACAAAGCGAAGTGAGCGTGGCAAGATTAGAGACACTCGTTTCATCACTCTATCATAACCTCAATAAACGTCTTCCAACGGCCCAGCAAGTTCCCGTTGATTCGAAGGCCGGCCTCTTGCTCAATTGGCTTTTAGCAGCGTATACAAG cGATAATTCTGGCAAAATTCGCGTTTTCTCAATCAAGGTGGCGTTGGCGACTATGTGCTCCGGAAAATTAGTGGATAAATTGAGAT atattttttcgcaaatatCTGATGGCGCTGGTCAATTAGTACCTTGGAAATTGGGCGAATTTCTACGTGAAGTGTTGGCTTTGCCTGCGGCTGTATATGAATCTCCTACATTCCATTATAAAGACGGCTTGGAGGAGGAAATATTTCCAGCTGAGAATAAGGTCACAGTGAATGATTTCATGGCAACACTTATGTCTGAACCGGGTCCATCGTGCCTTGTTTGGTTGCCGTTGTTGCATCGTTTGGCCACTGTTGAGACAATTGTACATCCGACTATCTGTTCGGTATGTCACAAGGAGAACTTTACGGGATTTCGTTATCGTTGTCAGCGGTGCCACGCCTACCAATTATGTCAAGAGTGTTTTTGGCACGGCAAGACATCACTGAATCATCAGAATGATCACGAAGTCAAAGAATATTCGAGTTATAAATCGCCCAGTAAGCAGATCGGCCATTCGTTGCGCAAGAGCTTCCGATGCGTGCCCGAGAAGACGACACAAGTGTTGCCACGATTCCCCGAACATCCCGAAAAGACTTTGAATCTCTCGCATATTGTACCGCCATCACCCCTACCATCACACAATGGTTTCACGGATCCGCCACTGCTGCACGGCGGTGTGCCAGGTGGCGCACATAGTGGTGGCCTGTTGTACGATCGCTCCAGTACGTTAGATTCACGTGCCACTGGACGCAGTCTTGACAGTGCCACCGGTGCTAGCATGTCACGCATGGCCACCGCTTCGGCCAACGATGAGGAGCATCGTTTAATTGCACGCTATGCCGCACGTCTTGCCCAGGAAAATCGTGCT CCGGTCAATGCTGGTAACGTTGATAACGCCAGTAGTATCGGTTCGGATAATTCGCGTGCGCAACGTGAACTTATCGCTCAACTGgaatccaaaaataaagagATAATGCGTGAAATAGCCAGACTTCGTCGTCAACAAGAAGTTGAGCAAATCACACCAGAAAATCCGGCGCTTATAAATGAGCTACGCGCATTGCGTCAACGCAAGGGTGAGCTGGAAGGTCATTTGGGCGCATTGCAGGACTCGCGTCGTCAACTAATGGAACAGTTGGAAGGACTCATGCGTATGCTAAAGAATCAGCAAACAACCTCACCTCGCTCCACACCCAATTCCAGTCCACGTTCGGGCAAATCACCACCCATGCCCGGTGGCATAGGTGCCGTAAATGCAATTGTGGGCGGTGCTAATTCACTTAATATTGCTGCAATGCATTCGCAACAAGGCCAAGCACCGGCACATTCTTTAATTGGCATGGCAGGCGCTGGTGGTGGCGGAGGCGGCCGCCCTTCGCAGCAACAATTGCTGCAGGCACAACAGACTGGCGCGTTACAAggctcacaacaacaacaacagtcatTCAATACAAGCCAACTGGAGCAATTGAATCAAATAAGCAATGAAGTGCGTTCAGCATTTACAGGCAACACGAGCTCAA